The proteins below come from a single Prosthecobacter sp. SYSU 5D2 genomic window:
- a CDS encoding SDR family oxidoreductase, whose amino-acid sequence MNTRYDVAGLSVVVMGGTTGLGLSAAQALIANGARVVVTSRSEANVRAALDLLGPKARGFAADASQPQAADRAVALAVESFGRLDALYHVAGGSGRSRGDGPLHEITDEGLQYTLNLNLASLIASNRAAVRQFLQQGGGGCLLNMGSVLGWSPSPQYFASHAYAAAKAGIIGFSKSIASYYAPQNIRVNVIAPALVETPMSQRAVGDEGIVRFISAKQPLDGGRVGAPEDVEGAALFLLSRASRFITGQVLAVDGGWTVSEGRE is encoded by the coding sequence ATGAACACACGTTACGATGTTGCAGGACTCTCCGTCGTTGTCATGGGCGGCACCACCGGGCTCGGTCTCTCGGCTGCACAGGCGCTCATTGCCAATGGCGCGCGCGTAGTCGTGACCAGCCGCAGCGAGGCCAATGTCCGCGCCGCACTAGATTTGCTCGGGCCGAAGGCGCGCGGATTTGCCGCAGATGCCAGCCAGCCTCAGGCGGCTGACCGGGCCGTGGCGCTGGCGGTGGAATCTTTTGGCCGGCTGGATGCCCTTTACCATGTGGCTGGCGGCAGCGGTCGCTCGCGAGGGGACGGGCCACTTCACGAGATCACCGATGAAGGGTTGCAATACACCCTCAATTTAAACCTTGCCTCCCTGATCGCCTCCAACCGCGCCGCCGTGCGCCAGTTTCTTCAACAGGGAGGTGGCGGCTGCCTTTTGAACATGGGCAGCGTTCTCGGCTGGTCGCCGTCGCCTCAATACTTCGCCAGTCATGCCTATGCGGCGGCCAAGGCGGGCATCATTGGATTTAGCAAATCCATCGCCAGTTATTATGCACCCCAAAACATCCGTGTGAATGTCATCGCTCCCGCTTTGGTGGAGACACCCATGTCCCAGCGCGCTGTGGGAGATGAGGGCATCGTCCGCTTCATTTCGGCGAAACAGCCGCTGGATGGGGGACGTGTGGGCGCGCCGGAGGATGTGGAAGGCGCCGCGCTCTTCCTGCTTTCGCGGGCTTCCCGCTTCATCACTGGCCAGGTGCTGGCCGTGGATGGCGGCTGGACGGTCTCTGAAGGCAGGGAATGA
- a CDS encoding DUF1501 domain-containing protein has protein sequence MFSSRRSFLQTTGCGFGYLAASALAQKQAWAAGSPLPGPQPHHAPRAKRVIFLFMQGGVSHVDSFDYKPRLLKDDEKIIDIADPRTVAKTGKGSPQRIKKPLWDFAQHGETGRWASNLFPNINKHVDDLCFLHGMHTEGVAHGPATLFLHTGTTSFIRPSMGAWVMYGLGSENENLPGFVTISPSLGNGGPRNYGNAFLPALYQGTPLGRSGLPSKEATIKNIVNSTWTPEQQRRQYELLGALNSQQLRPGDNEIEAVIQSYELAWRMQNKAPDALDLAQESESTLQLYGIGDKTTDNFGRQCLMARRMAEQGVRYIQVNYGDNSNNPAWDQHSNLPKHGDHAAAVDKPIAGLLTDLKQRGLLEDTIVWWGGEFGRTPYAERNGTGRDHNPLGFTVWLAGGGVKAGFAHGATDDIGFMAVDGKVHMHDLHATILHMLGLDHEKLTYRYAGRDFRLTDVHGHVVKEILA, from the coding sequence ATGTTCTCTTCCCGACGCTCCTTTCTCCAGACCACGGGCTGTGGTTTCGGATACCTCGCAGCGTCTGCGCTCGCGCAGAAGCAGGCCTGGGCTGCAGGCAGTCCCCTCCCAGGTCCGCAGCCTCATCATGCACCGCGCGCCAAGCGGGTCATTTTCCTGTTCATGCAGGGCGGCGTCAGTCATGTGGACTCGTTTGATTACAAACCGCGCCTGTTAAAGGACGACGAGAAGATCATTGATATCGCCGATCCGCGCACGGTCGCCAAGACCGGCAAAGGCTCCCCTCAGAGGATCAAAAAGCCATTGTGGGACTTCGCCCAGCATGGTGAAACCGGGCGCTGGGCCTCCAATTTGTTTCCGAACATCAACAAGCACGTGGATGACCTCTGCTTCCTCCACGGTATGCATACGGAGGGGGTGGCCCATGGCCCTGCCACCCTCTTTCTGCACACCGGAACCACCAGCTTCATTCGCCCCAGCATGGGTGCCTGGGTGATGTATGGCCTGGGTTCGGAGAATGAAAATCTGCCCGGTTTTGTCACCATCAGCCCCAGCCTGGGCAATGGCGGCCCCCGCAATTACGGCAATGCCTTTCTGCCTGCCCTTTATCAAGGCACCCCGCTGGGCCGCAGCGGCCTGCCGAGCAAGGAGGCCACCATCAAAAACATCGTCAACAGCACTTGGACGCCCGAGCAGCAGCGGCGGCAGTATGAATTGCTAGGCGCGCTGAACTCGCAGCAACTCCGGCCCGGGGACAATGAGATCGAAGCCGTCATCCAGAGTTATGAACTCGCCTGGCGCATGCAAAACAAGGCTCCGGACGCCCTGGATCTCGCGCAGGAATCGGAGTCCACCCTCCAGCTATACGGCATCGGTGACAAGACCACGGACAACTTCGGCCGCCAGTGCCTCATGGCCCGCCGCATGGCCGAACAGGGCGTGCGTTACATCCAGGTCAACTACGGGGACAACTCCAACAATCCCGCCTGGGACCAGCACAGCAACCTGCCCAAACATGGCGATCACGCGGCTGCCGTGGACAAGCCCATAGCCGGCTTGCTGACCGACCTGAAACAGCGTGGCCTTTTGGAAGACACCATCGTCTGGTGGGGAGGCGAATTTGGCCGCACGCCGTATGCAGAAAGAAATGGCACCGGACGTGACCACAATCCACTGGGTTTCACTGTCTGGCTCGCCGGCGGCGGGGTGAAGGCAGGCTTCGCCCACGGGGCCACGGATGACATCGGTTTCATGGCTGTGGATGGCAAAGTCCACATGCATGACCTCCACGCGACCATTCTCCATATGCTCGGGCTGGATCACGAAAAACTGACTTACCGTTATGCCGGCCGCGACTTCCGCCTCACCGATGTGCACGGGCATGTGGTGAAGGAGATCCTTGCTTGA
- a CDS encoding AMP-binding protein translates to MDEETNLLDRDRLCAGQWRKLRSILLAVTAADGFYVPKFKAAGVVVSAMDGVEDFIRQIPFTTKDELLADRVAHPPFGTHLTQPLQNYTRFCQTSGTSSGQPVAWLDTCESWESMLACWRRVYEAADLVKGVDRIFFAFSFGPFLGFWTAYEAASGHYLSLPSGGLSSQARLEMMARYEATVLCCTPTYALRLGELIGEVSGVFLESLRIRKIIVAGEPGGSIPEVRARIEKLWNARVYDHHGMTEVGPVSYELTEAPGLLMVLEEAYLAEVIDPASGLEVADGEHGELVLTTLDRAAGPLLRYRTGDWVKKRLWNGRLALEGGVLSRVDDMVVVRGVNVYPSAVEAVVRQFSEIIEFMVEQRKVDAMDEIELLIEVPGNVPKTLLKRLESKLRDTFSMRIPVRLADPDSLPRHEFKARRWRKI, encoded by the coding sequence GTGGACGAAGAAACCAACCTCCTAGACCGTGACCGCCTTTGCGCCGGCCAGTGGCGCAAGCTGCGCTCCATCCTGCTGGCCGTGACGGCGGCGGACGGCTTTTACGTGCCCAAATTCAAGGCCGCAGGTGTCGTCGTCTCCGCCATGGACGGGGTGGAAGATTTCATCCGCCAGATTCCTTTTACCACCAAAGACGAACTGCTGGCGGACCGTGTGGCCCATCCACCCTTTGGCACCCACCTGACTCAACCACTGCAAAATTACACGCGCTTTTGCCAGACCAGCGGCACCAGCAGCGGTCAGCCTGTGGCCTGGCTGGATACCTGTGAAAGCTGGGAGTCCATGCTGGCCTGCTGGCGGCGGGTTTATGAGGCCGCCGATCTGGTGAAGGGAGTGGACCGTATTTTCTTCGCCTTTTCCTTCGGCCCCTTTCTCGGTTTTTGGACTGCTTATGAGGCCGCCAGCGGTCACTACCTGTCACTTCCCAGCGGCGGTCTTTCCAGCCAGGCCCGGTTAGAAATGATGGCCCGTTATGAGGCTACGGTTCTCTGCTGCACGCCCACCTATGCTCTTCGTCTCGGAGAGCTCATTGGTGAAGTCAGCGGCGTATTCCTGGAGTCCCTGCGCATCCGCAAAATCATCGTTGCCGGAGAGCCTGGAGGGAGCATCCCGGAGGTGCGCGCCCGTATTGAAAAGCTGTGGAATGCCCGTGTGTATGACCATCATGGCATGACGGAGGTGGGCCCTGTCAGTTACGAGCTCACCGAGGCACCGGGGCTCTTGATGGTCCTTGAAGAAGCTTACCTGGCGGAGGTGATTGATCCCGCCAGCGGCCTGGAAGTGGCCGATGGTGAGCACGGAGAACTCGTCCTCACCACACTCGACCGCGCTGCGGGGCCCTTGCTGCGCTATCGCACAGGCGACTGGGTGAAAAAACGTCTTTGGAATGGCCGACTTGCCCTGGAGGGCGGGGTGCTCAGCCGGGTGGATGACATGGTCGTCGTGCGCGGGGTGAATGTCTATCCCAGCGCCGTGGAAGCCGTCGTCCGCCAGTTCAGCGAGATCATCGAATTCATGGTGGAGCAGCGCAAAGTGGATGCCATGGACGAGATTGAACTGCTGATCGAAGTTCCTGGCAACGTCCCCAAGACACTGCTCAAACGTCTTGAATCAAAACTGCGCGACACCTTTTCCATGCGCATCCCCGTGCGCCTGGCAGATCCGGACAGCCTGCCGCGTCATGAATTTAAGGCACGCCGCTGGAGAAAGATCTGA
- a CDS encoding ROK family protein, whose product MTHLSSNLAIGIDLGGTNIKAALIDCGSGQLITSLSRPTLDGEFEDKVPRFALTIRDIIEEFESRAGQSNLPVGLSAPGLANPAGHCIDWMPGRMHGLEKLDWPAFLQRRVNVLNDAHAALLGEVWTGAAKGCQDVFMITLGTGVGGAVFSDGRLLKGAIGRAGHLGHIATDVNAPVDLYGNPGSLEAAIGNNTIQARGEGRYATTHALLDAVSAGNAHAEKVWGESVRCLAAAIGSLINVLDPQLVILGGGIATGAGDRLLNPLATYLDIYEWRPGGHRVRLALASLGDEAGAVGAVRSLL is encoded by the coding sequence ATGACCCATCTTTCCAGCAACCTCGCCATTGGTATTGACCTTGGCGGAACCAACATCAAAGCGGCCCTCATTGACTGCGGCAGCGGCCAGCTCATCACCAGTCTGTCCCGACCCACCCTGGACGGTGAGTTTGAAGATAAGGTGCCGCGGTTTGCCCTGACAATCCGGGACATCATCGAGGAATTTGAAAGCCGTGCCGGCCAGTCAAACCTGCCCGTCGGCCTGTCTGCTCCCGGGCTCGCAAATCCTGCGGGCCATTGCATTGACTGGATGCCTGGGCGCATGCATGGCCTGGAAAAGCTGGACTGGCCCGCCTTTCTCCAACGGCGCGTCAATGTGCTGAATGATGCCCATGCCGCCCTGCTCGGGGAGGTTTGGACAGGGGCGGCAAAAGGCTGCCAGGATGTCTTTATGATTACCCTCGGCACGGGCGTCGGCGGGGCGGTTTTCAGCGATGGCCGCCTGCTCAAAGGGGCCATTGGCCGCGCCGGGCACTTGGGCCACATCGCCACCGATGTGAATGCGCCAGTGGATCTTTATGGCAACCCTGGCAGTCTGGAGGCAGCGATTGGAAACAATACCATCCAGGCGCGAGGCGAAGGCCGCTACGCCACCACCCACGCCTTGCTGGATGCCGTCTCCGCTGGAAATGCCCACGCTGAAAAAGTGTGGGGGGAATCCGTGCGCTGCCTGGCTGCCGCCATCGGCAGCCTCATTAACGTGCTCGATCCGCAGCTTGTCATTCTGGGTGGTGGAATTGCTACCGGGGCAGGGGACCGCCTGCTGAATCCGCTGGCCACCTATTTGGATATTTATGAATGGCGACCGGGAGGGCACCGGGTGCGCCTGGCCCTGGCCAGCCTGGGGGACGAGGCCGGGGCTGTGGGTGCAGTCCGCAGCTTACTTTGA